One segment of Salvia splendens isolate huo1 chromosome 20, SspV2, whole genome shotgun sequence DNA contains the following:
- the LOC121781568 gene encoding GDSL esterase/lipase At5g33370-like yields MAQVKRWIWTFEPDINCTNPSTIYSPKTELLFSQKNCKNKASSFSSIEIARMMKNPRFFTFFLLILVLGDLSSNAEAKAFFVFGDSLVDNGNNNYLVTTARADAPPYGIDYPSHRPTGRFSNGLNIPDIISETNGWEPTLPYLSPELTGQKLLVGANFASAGVGVLNDTGIQFVNIIRIYQQLNLFKQYQQRLSEVIGREETDKVVKDSLVLITLGGNDFVNNYYLVPFSIRSQQYSLEDYVPFVISEYKKVLHRLYQLGARRVLVTGTGPLGCVPAELAQHSRNGECAAELMRAAALFNPQLVQMLDQLNRKFGANVFIAANTNQMHLDFISNPQQFGFVTSKIACCGQGPYNGVGLCTPLSNLCPNRDAYVFWDPFHPSERANRLIVQQILTGSNTYMHPMNLSTILAI; encoded by the exons ATGGCTCAAGTAAAGCGTTGGATTTGGACTTTTGAACCAGATATTAATT GCACCAATCCCTCCACCATTTACAGCCCCAAAACCGAGTTGCTTTTCTcccaaaaaaattgtaaaaacaaAGCATCATCATTTTCTTCAATTGAAATTGCTAGGATGATGAAGAATCCAAgattttttactttcttcttGCTAATTTTGGTATTGGGGGATTTGAGCTCCAATGCAGAAGCTAAGGCATTCTTTGTTTTTGGAGACTCATTAGTGGATAACGGCAACAACAACTACTTGGTCACCACTGCTAGGGCCGACGCCCCGCCCTATGGCATCGACTACCCATCTCACCGTCCCACTGGTCGCTTCTCCAACGGCCTCAACATTCCCGACATCATCA GCGAAACGAATGGATGGGAACCGACATTGCCATACTTGAGCCCCGAGCTTACTGGGCAGAAATTGCTGGTTGGTGCCAACTTTGCTTCAGCAGGAGTTGGAGTACTAAATGACACTGGAATCCAGTTT GTAAACATTATTAGAATATACCAACAACTGAACTTGTTCAAACAGTACCAGCAGAGATTAAGTGAAGTTATTGGGAGAGAAGAGACTGATAAAGTTGTGAAggattcactagtattgattaCATTAGGTGGGAATGATTTTGTGAACAACTATTATTTGGTGCCATTCTCTATCAGGTCTCAGCAATATTCTCTCGAAGACTATGTGCCATTTGTCATTTCCGAGTACAAAAAAGTGTTACAT AGATTGTACCAACTTGGGGCTCGGCGGGTTTTGGTGACCGGGACGGGTCCGTTAGGATGCGTCCCGGCAGAATTGGCCCAGCACAGCAGAAATGGGGAGTGTGCAGCTGAATTGATGAGAGCTGCTGCACTTTTCAACCCTCAATTGGTTCAAATGCTTGATCAACTTAACAGAAAATTTGGTGCCAATGTGTTCATTGCAGCTAACACCAATCAAATGCATCTCGATTTCATCTCCAACCCTCAACAATTTG GATTTGTGACCTCAAAGATAGCATGTTGTGGACAGGGCCCGTACAACGGGGTGGGCCTCTGCACGCCGCTCTCAAATCTCTGCCCTAACCGAGACGCGTACGTGTTCTGGGATCCGTTTCACCCGTCAGAGCGGGCCAACCGACTAATAGTTCAGCAAATCTTGACCGGATCCAACACCTACATGCACCCAATGAACCTTAGCACAATCTTGGCTATTTGA
- the LOC121780944 gene encoding uncharacterized protein LOC121780944 — MKWFFPLPFWSLLALLFLAFLSLKCEPTSLNYTKYTQVSSLRLERIHKHLERINKPPLLTIQSPDGDMIDCVHKRKQPALDHPLLKNHKIQKIPPEMPKGLKMAETGVRGDNGNRSVWQMWHQKGQRCPKGTVPIRRSTARDVLRAKSVYHFGKKSSRYAAAATLSRRADAPDVVSGNGHEHAIAYTTGSGEVYGAKATINVWDPSIEEVNEFSLSQVWILSGSFDGSDLNSIEAGWQVSPELYGDSRPRLFTYWTSDSYQATGCYNLLCSGFIQTNSRIAIGAAISPVSSAGGNQFDITITIWKDPKLGNWWMNFGDNTLVGYWPTELFTHLTDRATMVEWGGEVVNSRANDEHTSTQMGSGHYAEAGFGKASYFRNLEIVDSDNSLSSARDISTLAENTNCYNIKSSYNNEWGTHFYYGGPGKSPQCP; from the exons ATGAAATGGTTTTTTCCCCTCCCATTTTGGTCTCTTCTTGCTCTATTGTTTCTTgcatttctctctctaaaatgtGAACCCACTTCTCTAAACTACACCAAATACACACAAGTTAGCAGCTTGAGACTTGAGAGGATTCATAAGCATTTGGAAAGAATCAATAAGCCCCCTCTCCTCACCATTCAG AGCCCAGATGGAGATATGATTGATTGTGTTCATAAAAGAAAACAGCCAGCTTTGGATCATCCTCTTCTCAAGAATCACAAAATCCag AAAATTCCGCCGGAAATGCCAAAAGGGCTAAAAATGGCGGAAACAGGAGTAAGAGGAGACAACGGCAACAGAAGTGTGTGGCAAATGTGGCATCAAAAGGGGCAGCGCTGCCCCAAGGGCACTGTGCCAATACGGCGGAGCACAGCGCGCGACGTGCTGAGAGCTAAATCCGTCTATCATTTTGGCAAGAAATCATCGAGATACGCGGCGGCTGCGACACTTAGCCGCCGCGCCGACGCTCCCGATGTTGTTAGTGGCAATGGCCACGAG CATGCGATAGCATACACGACAGGATCGGGAGAAGTGTACGGGGCAAAAGCGACAATAAACGTGTGGGACCCATCGATAGAAGAGGTGAACGAGTTTAGCCtctcgcaagtttggattctcTCCGGCTCGTTTGATGGCTCCGACCTCAACAGTATTGAAGCTGGTTGGCAG GTCAGTCCGGAGTTGTATGGTGATAGCAGGCCAAGACTCTTCACTTATTGGACG AGCGATTCATATCAAGCAACAGGATGCTACAACCTCCTATGCTCCGGATTCATACAAACAAATAGCCGGATAGCCATCGGGGCCGCCATCTCACCGGTGTCATCCGCAGGCGGAAATCAATTCGACATCACTATCACCATTTGGAAG GACCCTAAATTGGGAAATTGGTGGATGAACTTTGGTGATAACACATTAGTGGGCTACTGGCCCACTGAGCTATTCACCCATCTAACGGACCGGGCCACGATGGTTGAATGGGGAGGCGAGGTCGTAAATTCCAGAGCCAACGACGAACACACCTCGACCCAAATGGGCTCGGGCCATTATGCAGAAGCAGGGTTTGGAAAAGCGAGTTATTTTAGAAATCTAGAGATCGTGGATTCGGACAACAGCCTCAGCTCGGCCCGGGATATATCAACCTTAGCCGAGAACACCAATTGCTACAACATCAAAAGCTCCTACAACAATGAATGGGGCACACATTTTTACTATGGTGGGCCTGGAAAAAGCCCACAATGCCCGTGA